The proteins below are encoded in one region of Telopea speciosissima isolate NSW1024214 ecotype Mountain lineage chromosome 10, Tspe_v1, whole genome shotgun sequence:
- the LOC122642014 gene encoding UBP1-associated protein 2B-like: MAKKRKLAAKPKPEPSKTVEEEQQQQPEQEEEEEEEASYEVYEEEVGTGDSEVPEGGEKDNEEIATKENVQGTSNPISLTANTTMDDDDDDDTEEPVEKLLEPFNKEQLIDLLREAAETHLDLLDRIRNVADVDPVHRKIFVHGLGWDTNAEILINAFKQYGEIEDCNAVCDKISGKSKGYGFILFKHRSGARRALNQPQKRIGNRMTSCQLASAGPVPAAPPAVPLASEYTQRKIYVSNVSADIDPQKLLNFFAKYGEIEEGPLGLDKQTGRPKGFTLFVYKTIESSKKALEEPHKNFEGHILHCQKAIDGPKPNKQYYHHHSQHHPQRGSHYQRNESPNFTGTMGNHGSAATPGHMMAHSPAGVPFNQAATQALNPALGQALTALLATQGAGLGLTNLLGTLGSAGVGAPVNQTATPMVNNTSHGMQGVYGSQPVASNISPGVMGVYGNQPAIQSGYPNVPMGQANAGRSLQGHMGGGAPYMGH; encoded by the coding sequence ATGGCGAAGAAGCGAAAGCTCGCAGCCAAACCCAAACCAGAGCCATCGAAAACcgtagaagaagaacaacagcaacaaccagagcaagaagaagaagaagaagaagaagcttcctACGAAGTCTATGAAGAAGAAGTAGGCACCGGCGATTCAGAGGTCCCAGAAGGTGGAGAAAAAGATAACGAGGAAATAGCAACGAAGGAAAATGTCCAAGGAACCTCAAACCCAATATCATTGACTGCAAACACGAccatggatgatgatgatgatgatgacactGAAGAACCTGTTGAGAAGCTATTAGAACCGTTTAACAAGGAACAACTGATCGATCTCCTTCGTGAGGCTGCAGAAACTCACCTTGATTTGTTGGATCGAATCCGTAATGTCGCAGATGTGGATCCTGTGCATCGCAAGATCTTTGTCCATGGTCTTGGTTGGGACACTAATGCGGAAATCCTAATCAATGCTTTCAAGCAATACGGTGAGATCGAGGACTGTAATGCTGTTTGTGATAAGATTTCTGGGAAATCTAAGGGTTATGGGTTCATACTCTTTAAGCATCGCAGTGGGGCTCGTAGAGCCCTAAATCAGCCGCAGAAGAGGATTGGGAATCGGATGACGTCCTGTCAGTTGGCCTCGGCAGGGCCAGTTCCGGCAGCGCCACCAGCAGTGCCACTGGCTTCAGAGTATACGCAAAGGAAGATTTATGTCAGcaatgtatcggccgatattgATCCTCAGAAGCTGCTTAATTTCTTTGCCAAGTATGGAGAGATTGAGGAGGGACCGTTAGGGTTAGATAAGCAGACTGGGAGGCCGAAGGGGTTTACGCTGTTCGTCTACAAGACGATCGAGAGTTCGAAGAAGGCTTTGGAAGAGCCACACAAGAATTTCGAAGGTCATATTTTGCACTGTCAGAAGGCAATCGATGGGCCGAAGCCAAACAAGCAATACTACCATCACCATAGCCAACACCACCCTCAGCGTGGCTCACATTATCAGAGAAATGAAAGCCCTAATTTTACAGGGACTATGGGGAACCATGGGTCTGCTGCTACTCCGGGGCACATGATGGCCCACAGCCCGGCTGGGGTGCCATTCAACCAGGCAGCTACGCAGGCATTGAACCCAGCGCTGGGACAAGCCCTAACGGCGTTGCTTGCAACCCAGGGTGCTGGATTGGGGCTGACTAATTTGCTTGGCACACTTGGGTCAGCTGGGGTTGGGGCACCAGTGAACCAAACCGCAACCCCGATGGTGAACAACACAAGCCATGGAATGCAGGGTGTGTATGGGAGTCAGCCTGTTGCGAGTAATATCAGCCCTGGTGTGATGGGAGTTTACGGGAACCAGCCTGCTATACAAAGTGGATATCCGAATGTGCCTATGGGGCAGGCCAATGCTGGTAGATCACTTCAGGGTCACATGGGTGGAGGTGCACCTTACATGGGTCATTAG